A single Lactuca sativa cultivar Salinas chromosome 8, Lsat_Salinas_v11, whole genome shotgun sequence DNA region contains:
- the LOC111886575 gene encoding mitogen-activated protein kinase homolog NTF6: MEGDESKGGGGGEGAVLKGVPAYGGKYIHYNVLGNLFEVSSKYVPPIQPVGRGAYGIVCCAKDSETKEDVAIKKIGNAFDNSIDAKRTLREIKLLCHMDHENIIKIKDIIRPPNKENFNDVYIVYELMDTDLHQIIRSTQALTDDHCQYFLYQLLRGLKYVHSANVLHRDLKPSNLLLNANCDLKICDFGLARTTSESDFMTEYVVTRWYRAPELLLNCSEYTTAIDIWSVGCILMEIALREPLFPGKDYVQQLQLITELLGSPDDSDLGFLRSENARKYVKQLPHIPSKTFQHKFPNLSPLVIDLAEKMLVFDPSKRITVEEALNHPFLQSLHEINEEPICSSPFMFDFEQATLSEEDVKELIWEETLKFNPDTESEVAE, translated from the exons ATGGAGGGAGATGAATCTAAAGGTGGGGGTGGAGGTGAAGGAGCAGTGTTAAAAGGAGTTCCGGCGTACGGTGGCAAATACATTCATTACAACGTACTTGGAAACCTATTCGAGGTTTCTTCCAAGTACGTTCCTCCGATTCAACCTGTAGGCCGTGGTGCATACGGCATCGTTTG TTGTGCTAAAGATTCTGAAACAAAGGAAGATGTTGCAATCAAGAAAATTGGGAATGCATTTGATAACAGTATCGATGCCAAGAGGACTTTAAGGGAAATCAAACTCCTCTGCCATATGGATCATGAGAAT ATCATCAAAATCAAAGACATCATACGCCCACCAAATAAAGAAAACTTCAATGATGTTTACATTGTGTATGAATTAATGGACACCGATCTGCATCAAATCATCCGCTCTACTCAAGCACTAACAGATGACCATTGTCAG TATTTTTTGTACCAGTTACTTCGTGGGCTAAAATACGTACACTCTGCAAACGTTTTACACCGTGATTTAAAACCAAGCAACTTGCTTCTGAATGCTAATTGTGATTTAAAGATTTGTGACTTTGGGCTTGCAAGAACAACATCTGAGAGTGATTTCATGACAGAATATGTTGTGACAAGGTGGTATAGAGCCCCTGAGTTGCTGCTTAATTGCTCAGAGTACACCACAGCCATTGATATTTGGTCAGTTGGTTGTATTTTAATGGAGATTGCTTTGAGGGAGCCTCTGTTTCCTGGTAAAGATTATGTTCAACAATTGCAGCTTATAACCGAG CTTCTTGGTTCTCCAGATGACTCGGATCTTGGATTTTTGAGAAGTGAGAATGCTCGAAAGTATGTGAAACAACTTCCTCATATACCCTCCAAGACTTTTCAACACAAGTTTCCGAATTTGTCCCCACTTGTGATCGATCTTGCAGAGAAAATGTTGGTTTTTGATCCATCCAAACGCATAACTG TTGAAGAAGCGCTAAATCACCCGTTTTTGCAAAGTCTACATGAGATAAATGAGGAGCCGATTTGTTCGTCTCCATTTATGTTTGATTTTGAGCAAGCAACTTTAAGTGAGGAAGATGTGAAGGAGCTTATTTGGGAAGAAACTTTGAAGTTTAATCCAGATACTGAAAGTGAAGTGGCTGAGTAA